In Nilaparvata lugens isolate BPH chromosome 5, ASM1435652v1, whole genome shotgun sequence, the following proteins share a genomic window:
- the LOC111052285 gene encoding uncharacterized protein LOC111052285 isoform X1, translating to MKLVFSSVKCCFYIISVCFLIQFSEAASLPDNSSSETSCDEENSMSANPVDCSTFYKCVRGSAILTRCPKDFEFNEQWKLCTWPEQANCTRGVTDNSNGDQSSNVTDTGQPFTMIFDKYFPDLKKWEARISNTTLLNIAGEPQSQAVIEADVIIFRKDTAINRHKIQIHNAEQLENSTAVAAMLERYTVSCAILNLKYRMVADFPEPPPWCLPHLVNKVASTTNLQRAYHFLNRVSEYYH from the exons ATGAAGCTCGTATTTAGTTCAGTGAAATGTTGTTTCTACATCATATCCGTCTGTTTTCTG ATTCAATTCTCTGAAGCAGCTTCTCTACCTGACAACTCTTCATCGGAAACCTCATGCGATGAAGAAAATTCCATGTCAGCAAATCCAGTCGACTGCTCCACGTTCTACAAATGCGTCAGAGGATCTGCCATCCTCACCCGGTGTCCCAAGGACTTTGAATTCAACGAGCAATGGAAACTGTGTACCTGGCCGGAACAGGCCAACTGTACTCGGGGAGTAACGGATAACAGTAACGGTGATCAAAGTAGCAATGTAACAGATACGGGGCAGCCGTTCACTATGATTTTCGACAAGTACTTTCCGGACTTGAAGAA ATGGGAAGCCCGCATCTCGAACACGACCCTGCTGAACATAGCAGGCGAGCCGCAGTCGCAAGCGGTTATCGAAGCTGACGTCATCATTTTCCGAAAAGACACCGCCATCAATCGgcataaaatacaaattcacaACGCCGAGCAGCTGGAAAACAGCACCGCGGTCGCCGCCATGTTGGAGAGGTACACCGTTTCCTGcgccatcttgaatttgaaGTATCGCATGGTGGCCGATTTCCCGGAACCCCCTCCCTGGTGTCTGCCGCATCTCGTCAATAAGGTCGCCAGTACCACGAACTTGCAACGGGCCTACCATTTTCTTAATCGTGTCAGCGAGTATtatcattga
- the LOC111052285 gene encoding uncharacterized protein LOC111052285 isoform X2, with the protein MYKPLPLRVLNHRLIFVCFLISCMISLFWYDLIISTDTEIQFSEAASLPDNSSSETSCDEENSMSANPVDCSTFYKCVRGSAILTRCPKDFEFNEQWKLCTWPEQANCTRGVTDNSNGDQSSNVTDTGQPFTMIFDKYFPDLKKWEARISNTTLLNIAGEPQSQAVIEADVIIFRKDTAINRHKIQIHNAEQLENSTAVAAMLERYTVSCAILNLKYRMVADFPEPPPWCLPHLVNKVASTTNLQRAYHFLNRVSEYYH; encoded by the exons ATGTATAAGCCACTTCCCTTGAGGGTTCTCAACCATAGATTGATATTCGTTTGCTTCTTGATATCATGTATGATATCTTTGTTTTGGTACGATTTAATAATCTCAACTGATACAGAG ATTCAATTCTCTGAAGCAGCTTCTCTACCTGACAACTCTTCATCGGAAACCTCATGCGATGAAGAAAATTCCATGTCAGCAAATCCAGTCGACTGCTCCACGTTCTACAAATGCGTCAGAGGATCTGCCATCCTCACCCGGTGTCCCAAGGACTTTGAATTCAACGAGCAATGGAAACTGTGTACCTGGCCGGAACAGGCCAACTGTACTCGGGGAGTAACGGATAACAGTAACGGTGATCAAAGTAGCAATGTAACAGATACGGGGCAGCCGTTCACTATGATTTTCGACAAGTACTTTCCGGACTTGAAGAA ATGGGAAGCCCGCATCTCGAACACGACCCTGCTGAACATAGCAGGCGAGCCGCAGTCGCAAGCGGTTATCGAAGCTGACGTCATCATTTTCCGAAAAGACACCGCCATCAATCGgcataaaatacaaattcacaACGCCGAGCAGCTGGAAAACAGCACCGCGGTCGCCGCCATGTTGGAGAGGTACACCGTTTCCTGcgccatcttgaatttgaaGTATCGCATGGTGGCCGATTTCCCGGAACCCCCTCCCTGGTGTCTGCCGCATCTCGTCAATAAGGTCGCCAGTACCACGAACTTGCAACGGGCCTACCATTTTCTTAATCGTGTCAGCGAGTATtatcattga